The following proteins come from a genomic window of Nitrospira sp.:
- a CDS encoding Rhodanese-like domain protein, translating into MTTQVTINDPAKAKAYFEAKMAFTTGPVELERMMKNNEVNVVDVRAAEDYAEGHIPGAINLPKDQWQSLKGLRKDKVNVLYCYSQVCHLAATAAVEFAGKGYPVMELDGGWRWWRDDDFTVEK; encoded by the coding sequence ATGACAACCCAAGTGACGATCAACGATCCGGCGAAAGCGAAGGCCTATTTCGAGGCGAAGATGGCCTTTACCACCGGACCCGTGGAACTCGAACGAATGATGAAAAACAATGAGGTGAATGTCGTCGACGTCCGGGCCGCTGAAGACTATGCGGAGGGACACATCCCTGGCGCAATCAATCTGCCCAAGGACCAGTGGCAGTCTCTGAAAGGCCTGCGCAAGGATAAGGTCAATGTCCTGTACTGTTATTCCCAGGTCTGTCATCTCGCAGCGACGGCCGCGGTCGAGTTTGCGGGGAAAGGCTATCCCGTCATGGAATTGGACGGCGGATGGCGCTGGTGGCGAGACGACGACTTCACGGTCGAAAAGTGA
- a CDS encoding DSBA oxidoreductase → MTKSSIHATDTLHISKDDHVVGPDGALITVVGYCDFECPYCGRAYPIMKQLRSRFQDRLRFVFRHFPLIHKHPRAQQAAEAAEAADAQGQFWAMHDLLFEHQEDLEEEDLFAYAEALDLEAGRFERDLADRRVAMRVGRDVESGRRNGVAGTPTFFINGSHHTDEETLEEVIVRTMERSVSTNKEDKP, encoded by the coding sequence ATGACTAAGTCATCTATCCATGCAACAGACACTCTGCACATCAGCAAAGATGATCACGTCGTCGGACCCGATGGCGCATTAATCACGGTGGTGGGTTACTGCGATTTTGAATGTCCGTATTGCGGACGCGCCTACCCGATCATGAAGCAGCTCCGGAGTCGATTCCAAGATCGCTTGAGATTCGTCTTCCGGCATTTCCCGCTGATTCACAAACATCCTCGCGCACAACAGGCCGCGGAAGCCGCGGAAGCAGCCGACGCTCAAGGTCAATTTTGGGCCATGCACGATCTCCTGTTTGAACATCAGGAAGATTTGGAAGAGGAAGATCTGTTCGCTTACGCTGAAGCGCTCGACCTGGAAGCCGGGCGCTTTGAACGAGATTTGGCCGACCGGCGGGTTGCGATGCGCGTCGGTCGTGATGTGGAGAGCGGCCGACGGAACGGCGTCGCAGGGACGCCGACGTTCTTTATCAATGGTTCCCATCACACGGATGAGGAGACGTTGGAAGAAGTGATCGTGCGGACGATGGAAAGAAGCGTGTCGACAAACAAGGAGGACAAACCATGA
- a CDS encoding Rrf2-linked NADH-flavin reductase: MNRGALATREALNLLRQEPRLDWSFLSPSADLSPGQRTGKFRLGQDQLLKDANGQSRISTQDYAVAMLDEVEKPSHACERFTVGY; encoded by the coding sequence TTGAACAGGGGGGCTCTGGCGACACGTGAAGCACTCAACCTGCTGCGTCAAGAACCGAGATTGGATTGGTCCTTTCTCTCGCCGTCCGCAGATCTCTCTCCAGGTCAACGGACAGGCAAGTTTCGGCTTGGACAAGATCAGTTACTGAAGGATGCGAATGGGCAGAGCCGGATTTCGACGCAAGATTATGCGGTGGCCATGCTGGATGAAGTCGAAAAGCCTTCGCATGCCTGCGAGCGGTTCACCGTTGGATATTAA
- a CDS encoding Thioredoxin reductase, whose protein sequence is MANIDLNAIAFPTLDDAQIGTLSTFGSHRSLHDGEFLWRAGDKEWKFFVVTIGSVEISENSSGTKKIVARHDRHAFGGDVSLMTGRPALVSAVARGKTEVFEIGRQDIKRIMSERPVLGEILLRAFIARRELLVASGFQGLRVIGSGSSRDTFRIRDFLARNQVPFTWVDLDRESQVSEMLRGFGLSESDTPVIICGSEPLLRNPSTRALAELTGVRPLLTQKTYDLVIIGGGPAGLAAAVYGSSEGLATVVIDAIAPGGQAGTSSKIENYLGFPTGISGGELANRAILQAQKFGAQFSSPSRVTRLAFVDDVCHVRFDDDGHVLTRCVLIATGADYRKLDLPGRERLEGSGVYYAATVTEAQMCRGSDVIVVGGGNSAGQAAMFLSEQTSKVYVLIRGDDLRKSMSSYLVERIEKADNIEVLAESEISNMLGDGRLDACEIRNCRTGEVKTMATSAVFTFIGAVPCTDWLPKEIEKDSKGFIKTGRSVMDSPYWTAKREPFLLETSRPGVFAAGDVRVGSTKRVASAVGEGAIAVMFVHEHLASL, encoded by the coding sequence ATGGCCAATATTGACTTGAACGCCATTGCTTTTCCGACCCTCGACGACGCTCAAATCGGCACGCTGTCTACGTTCGGCAGCCATCGTTCCTTGCATGATGGGGAATTTCTTTGGAGAGCCGGTGACAAAGAATGGAAGTTTTTTGTTGTCACCATCGGCTCGGTCGAAATCAGCGAAAATTCGAGCGGTACTAAGAAAATAGTCGCACGACACGACCGGCATGCCTTCGGCGGAGATGTCAGTCTCATGACAGGTCGGCCCGCGCTCGTGAGCGCCGTCGCTCGTGGCAAGACCGAGGTGTTCGAAATCGGACGCCAAGACATCAAGCGCATCATGAGCGAACGGCCTGTCCTCGGCGAAATTTTGCTGCGGGCATTCATTGCACGGCGGGAATTGCTCGTGGCGTCCGGCTTCCAGGGTCTGAGAGTCATCGGCTCCGGCTCTTCCCGTGACACCTTCCGCATTCGCGACTTTCTCGCCAGGAATCAGGTCCCGTTTACATGGGTTGATCTGGATCGAGAATCCCAGGTGAGTGAGATGTTGCGAGGATTCGGGCTCAGTGAGTCCGATACGCCGGTTATCATTTGTGGATCGGAACCGTTGCTGCGGAATCCATCCACTCGGGCGTTGGCGGAACTTACCGGCGTTCGACCGCTGCTGACTCAAAAGACCTATGATTTGGTCATTATCGGCGGAGGTCCGGCGGGACTGGCAGCGGCGGTGTATGGATCATCCGAGGGACTGGCAACGGTCGTCATTGATGCGATTGCCCCGGGTGGACAGGCAGGAACCTCGTCGAAGATTGAAAACTATCTGGGGTTTCCCACTGGAATTTCGGGCGGCGAACTGGCCAATCGGGCTATCCTTCAGGCGCAGAAATTCGGCGCGCAATTCTCATCGCCTTCTCGAGTGACACGACTGGCATTTGTCGATGACGTATGCCACGTCAGGTTTGACGACGACGGACACGTGCTGACCCGTTGTGTCTTGATCGCCACCGGTGCCGATTATCGCAAGCTTGATCTGCCGGGGCGTGAACGACTCGAAGGCTCCGGTGTCTACTACGCTGCCACTGTTACAGAAGCGCAAATGTGTCGCGGCTCAGACGTCATCGTCGTCGGGGGCGGCAATTCGGCCGGACAGGCGGCCATGTTTCTCTCGGAGCAGACGTCGAAAGTCTACGTGCTGATTCGTGGTGACGATCTGCGGAAAAGCATGTCCAGCTATTTGGTGGAACGCATCGAGAAGGCGGATAATATCGAGGTCCTTGCCGAGTCCGAGATTTCCAACATGCTTGGCGATGGGCGATTGGATGCGTGTGAAATTCGGAATTGCCGGACAGGCGAAGTCAAAACCATGGCAACCTCTGCGGTATTTACATTCATCGGTGCGGTCCCTTGTACGGACTGGTTGCCCAAGGAAATCGAAAAAGACTCAAAGGGATTTATCAAGACCGGCAGATCGGTCATGGATTCACCATATTGGACAGCGAAGCGGGAACCGTTTCTTCTGGAGACCAGCCGTCCTGGGGTCTTCGCCGCCGGTGATGTTCGGGTGGGCTCAACCAAGCGTGTCGCTTCGGCGGTGGGAGAAGGGGCGATCGCCGTCATGTTCGTGCACGAACACTTGGCATCCCTGTGA
- a CDS encoding Biphenyl-2,3-diol 1,2-dioxygenase yields MKAHYLGHVVFYVKNLDRSLGFYRDLLGFKEVGRIFNGSAAALTSGRTHHELLLIQVGDAPGPPKGPHRGLYHIGIKVGDSLDELRSAKQELEQAGVSIDGMSDHTVSQSLYLKDPDGNEVELYVDADESVWKNNPAAVLSPIRPLHL; encoded by the coding sequence ATGAAAGCGCACTATTTGGGTCACGTGGTCTTCTATGTGAAAAACCTAGATCGATCGCTCGGGTTCTACCGCGATCTGCTGGGCTTCAAGGAAGTGGGGCGGATCTTTAATGGATCAGCCGCTGCGCTGACATCAGGCCGAACGCACCATGAGCTGTTGCTCATTCAAGTGGGTGACGCTCCGGGACCGCCGAAGGGACCTCATCGGGGGCTGTATCATATCGGCATTAAGGTGGGAGACAGCTTGGATGAACTTCGAAGTGCCAAACAGGAACTGGAGCAGGCCGGCGTATCAATCGACGGCATGAGTGACCACACCGTGAGTCAGAGTCTCTATCTCAAAGATCCCGACGGCAATGAAGTGGAGCTCTACGTCGATGCGGATGAGTCGGTGTGGAAAAACAACCCGGCAGCGGTCCTGTCGCCGATTAGGCCGCTGCATCTGTAA
- a CDS encoding Integral membrane protein encodes MGKARLEASSDGVLAIIITIMVLEMKVPHGTEFVALQPVIPVFLSYILSFVYLGIYWSNHHHLIHAARHVNGSILWANLHLLFWLSLIPFTTGWMGENQVAPWPVALYGTVLLFAGFAYFILTRTLIAGHGGDSTLATSIGKDMKGKTSLAAYAVAIHFLLHNHGFLVPSTSSSPSCGSCRIAELNTH; translated from the coding sequence ATGGGCAAGGCACGCCTAGAAGCATCCAGTGACGGAGTACTGGCCATCATCATCACCATCATGGTGCTGGAAATGAAAGTACCGCACGGAACCGAGTTTGTGGCATTGCAGCCGGTGATTCCGGTTTTCCTCAGCTATATCCTGAGTTTCGTATACCTCGGTATCTACTGGAGCAACCATCATCACCTGATCCATGCGGCCCGACACGTCAATGGGTCAATCTTATGGGCCAATCTCCATCTGTTGTTCTGGCTTTCATTGATCCCATTCACGACCGGCTGGATGGGCGAGAACCAGGTTGCGCCCTGGCCGGTGGCGCTGTACGGAACAGTATTGCTGTTTGCGGGATTCGCCTATTTCATCCTCACAAGAACACTCATTGCCGGGCATGGAGGGGATTCGACTTTGGCAACATCGATCGGCAAAGACATGAAGGGCAAAACGTCTCTTGCCGCATACGCGGTAGCGATCCATTTTCTTTTGCACAACCATGGATTTCTTGTGCCCTCTACGTCCTCGTCGCCGTCATGTGGCTCGTGCCGGATCGCCGAATTGAACACGCACTGA
- a CDS encoding putative phosphoglycerate mutase family protein, whose protein sequence is MSEHRQELWLIRHGETEWSAAKRHTGRTDIALTPAGERQAAALRQSLDGRRFELVLCSPLRRASETCRLAGYGQVAEVTEDLLEWDYGVYEGRTTQEIRSEQPGWSIWTTSVPKGESIEQVGHRAQRVIRRALTVGGDVALFAHAHILRILAACWLGLAPDAGRLFVLRTASISVLGFEHDRRVMTRWNLLHEEGT, encoded by the coding sequence ATGAGTGAGCATCGCCAAGAACTATGGCTGATCCGGCACGGTGAAACGGAATGGAGCGCAGCCAAGCGGCATACGGGCCGGACCGACATCGCGTTGACACCGGCCGGCGAGCGTCAGGCTGCCGCCTTGAGGCAGTCTCTAGACGGTCGGCGATTTGAATTGGTCCTCTGCAGTCCGTTGCGCCGAGCGAGCGAGACCTGCCGGCTGGCCGGGTACGGACAGGTCGCCGAAGTGACCGAGGATCTGCTTGAATGGGATTATGGCGTCTATGAGGGAAGAACGACGCAGGAAATCCGATCGGAACAGCCCGGCTGGTCGATCTGGACGACTTCTGTTCCCAAGGGTGAGTCGATCGAGCAGGTGGGCCACCGTGCCCAACGGGTGATCCGGCGGGCGTTGACGGTCGGCGGCGACGTGGCGCTGTTCGCACATGCCCATATTCTACGCATACTCGCCGCGTGCTGGCTTGGACTGGCGCCCGATGCAGGGCGGTTGTTCGTGCTCCGCACCGCCTCGATCAGCGTGCTCGGTTTCGAGCACGACAGGCGCGTCATGACTCGGTGGAACCTCCTACACGAGGAAGGGACATGA
- a CDS encoding Glucoamylase, whose protein sequence is MSYQPIQNYGIIGNMRTAALVGLNGSIDWLCIPHFDSPSVFAAMLDDEKGGRFEITATDIDISPKQLYWPDTNVLVTRFHASSGIGEILDFMPVGLPPDSPWHHQLIRRVHVTQGSMEFHVRCHPAFNYARTPHHTHVTKQGVRFHSPDLSLGLATDIPLTQDDRGAEALFFLQEGESAVFVLRLIEADESCDSWPPLGEVDDMFEHTVKYWRRWLSRCTYTGRWREMVYRSALCLKLLTFEPTGAIVAAPTCSLPETPGGVRNWDYRYTWIRDAAFTVYGFLKIGFTEEADSFLKWLAARAKEVEADGSLQIVYGIDGRHDLTEQMLDHLDGYRGAKPVRIGNGAYNQLQLDIYGELLDAVYLYNKHVTPIGHDSWRRIRHRLDWLCDNWQQPDEGIWETRGGRRQFVYSKLMCWVAMDRGLRLADKRSFPADRARWLRVRDQIYEEIMERGWNAKRAAFVQHYDSDSLDSSNLIMPLVFFLSPNDPRMLDTLAAIMRSPKSGGLMSDGLVYRYDSETGEDGLHGKEGTFNMCTFWLVEALARAGRVDRAKLEEARFLFERMLGYANHVGLYAEEIGTGGEALGNFPQAFTHLALISAAFNLDRTLNAGSARGRR, encoded by the coding sequence ATGAGTTACCAACCCATCCAAAATTACGGCATCATCGGCAATATGCGCACGGCGGCGCTCGTCGGTCTGAACGGGTCGATCGATTGGCTGTGCATTCCGCATTTCGACTCTCCCAGCGTGTTTGCGGCCATGCTCGACGACGAGAAAGGCGGCCGGTTCGAGATCACTGCTACCGACATAGACATCTCTCCGAAACAGCTCTACTGGCCGGATACCAACGTGCTTGTGACGCGCTTTCATGCGTCGAGCGGCATCGGCGAGATCCTGGATTTTATGCCCGTCGGTTTGCCTCCGGACTCGCCATGGCACCATCAACTGATTCGTCGGGTCCATGTGACACAGGGGAGCATGGAGTTTCATGTCCGCTGCCATCCCGCCTTCAACTATGCTCGAACTCCTCATCATACCCACGTGACAAAGCAAGGAGTGAGATTTCATTCGCCGGATCTCAGCCTTGGGCTGGCGACCGATATCCCCCTGACACAGGACGATCGAGGGGCTGAGGCGTTATTTTTTCTGCAAGAAGGGGAATCCGCGGTGTTCGTCTTGCGGCTCATTGAAGCCGACGAAAGCTGCGATTCCTGGCCGCCGTTGGGCGAAGTCGATGACATGTTCGAGCACACCGTGAAATATTGGCGCCGCTGGCTCTCGCGGTGCACCTACACCGGTCGGTGGCGGGAAATGGTCTACCGTTCGGCCCTCTGTCTGAAGCTCCTCACGTTCGAGCCGACCGGTGCCATCGTGGCCGCGCCGACCTGTAGTTTGCCTGAAACTCCCGGCGGCGTACGCAATTGGGATTATCGGTACACCTGGATACGCGATGCGGCCTTCACTGTCTATGGCTTCTTGAAAATCGGGTTCACCGAGGAAGCGGACAGCTTCCTGAAATGGTTGGCCGCACGCGCCAAGGAGGTGGAGGCGGACGGCTCGTTGCAGATCGTGTATGGAATCGACGGCCGTCACGATTTGACGGAGCAGATGCTCGACCATTTGGACGGCTACCGCGGGGCGAAGCCTGTGCGAATCGGCAATGGCGCGTATAACCAGTTGCAGTTGGACATCTACGGCGAACTACTCGACGCCGTCTATCTGTACAACAAGCATGTGACACCGATCGGTCACGACTCCTGGAGAAGAATCAGGCATCGGCTCGATTGGTTGTGCGACAACTGGCAACAGCCGGATGAAGGCATCTGGGAGACCAGAGGCGGGCGTCGACAGTTCGTGTACTCCAAGTTGATGTGTTGGGTTGCGATGGACCGAGGCCTTCGCTTGGCCGACAAGCGATCCTTCCCGGCCGATCGCGCTCGTTGGCTGCGCGTTCGGGATCAGATTTACGAGGAGATCATGGAGCGGGGGTGGAACGCCAAGCGGGCGGCGTTCGTTCAACATTACGACAGCGACTCGTTGGACTCTTCGAATCTCATCATGCCGCTCGTCTTTTTCCTTTCACCGAACGATCCGAGGATGCTTGATACTTTGGCGGCGATTATGCGCTCACCGAAATCCGGTGGGCTGATGTCCGATGGGTTGGTATATCGGTACGACAGCGAAACGGGAGAAGACGGTCTTCATGGGAAAGAGGGGACCTTCAACATGTGTACCTTTTGGCTGGTGGAAGCCCTGGCCCGCGCAGGCAGAGTCGATCGCGCCAAGCTTGAAGAAGCGCGATTCCTGTTCGAACGGATGTTGGGCTATGCCAACCATGTGGGATTGTATGCCGAAGAGATTGGAACCGGCGGGGAAGCACTCGGTAACTTTCCCCAAGCCTTCACTCATCTGGCTCTCATCAGCGCCGCCTTCAACCTCGATCGGACATTGAATGCCGGATCAGCCAGAGGAAGACGATAG
- a CDS encoding Glucose-6-phosphate 1-dehydrogenase codes for MGTAKSDAIVFFGASGDLAYKKIFPALQAMARRGHLKMPIIGVAKTEWNLEQLKGRVRDSLTEHGGLDAQAFAEMSRLLRYVSGDYREPATFARLRKELGNAEHPLYYLAIPPSMFPIVIEGLAKSGCSQGSRVVIEKPFGRDLASAQTLNRTLHAHFQEQDVFRIDHYLGKEPVQNLLYFRFANPLFEAGWNRRHIERVQITMAERFGVAGRGRFYEEAGAIRDVAQNHMLMVIAALAMEQPTGNDHESIRNERVKVLEAIRPLTPSDVVRGQFRGYRHEEGVASDSQVETFAALRFHIESARWAGVPFYVRAGKCLPVTVTEALVELKQPSCPVLDEIEPPLPNYFRFRLGPDVVIALGTKAKAPGERMTGERIELLARHSSGDEMEPYERLLGDAVKGDPTLFAREDGVEASWRAVEPILGMATPLYEYGSNTWGPHEADQLIGKGGWHSPQVSA; via the coding sequence ATGGGTACGGCAAAGTCCGACGCGATCGTCTTTTTCGGCGCGAGCGGCGACCTGGCCTACAAGAAGATCTTTCCCGCCCTGCAGGCCATGGCTCGGCGCGGCCATCTCAAGATGCCGATCATCGGCGTCGCGAAGACCGAATGGAATCTGGAGCAGTTGAAAGGCCGGGTCCGCGATAGTCTGACGGAGCATGGCGGACTGGATGCTCAGGCCTTCGCCGAGATGTCGAGGTTGCTCCGGTATGTCAGCGGCGATTATCGCGAGCCGGCGACGTTCGCGCGATTGCGCAAAGAGCTCGGCAACGCCGAGCACCCGCTGTACTACCTGGCCATTCCTCCGAGCATGTTCCCGATCGTGATTGAAGGGCTGGCGAAGTCCGGCTGTTCGCAAGGTTCGCGGGTGGTGATCGAAAAACCGTTCGGGCGTGATTTGGCCTCCGCGCAGACGCTCAACCGCACGCTTCATGCGCACTTCCAGGAGCAAGACGTCTTCCGGATCGACCACTACCTTGGAAAGGAGCCGGTCCAGAACCTCCTCTATTTTCGGTTTGCCAATCCCTTGTTCGAAGCCGGTTGGAACCGCCGCCACATTGAACGCGTCCAGATCACGATGGCCGAACGTTTCGGTGTGGCGGGTCGCGGACGCTTCTACGAGGAGGCGGGGGCGATTCGGGATGTGGCGCAGAATCACATGTTGATGGTGATTGCGGCGCTGGCCATGGAACAACCGACCGGGAATGATCATGAGTCGATTCGGAACGAGCGGGTCAAAGTCCTTGAAGCGATCCGGCCGCTCACCCCGTCGGATGTCGTGCGGGGTCAGTTCCGCGGCTACCGCCACGAGGAAGGCGTGGCTTCCGACTCGCAGGTTGAAACCTTCGCCGCGCTTCGGTTCCATATTGAGAGCGCCCGCTGGGCGGGCGTGCCGTTTTACGTTCGAGCCGGCAAGTGCCTGCCCGTGACTGTGACCGAGGCCCTCGTGGAGCTCAAGCAGCCGTCCTGCCCCGTGTTGGACGAAATTGAACCGCCGCTGCCGAACTATTTTCGCTTTCGGCTTGGCCCCGACGTGGTGATTGCCCTGGGCACCAAGGCGAAGGCTCCCGGGGAACGCATGACGGGAGAGCGGATTGAACTCCTCGCGCGCCATTCCTCCGGCGACGAAATGGAGCCCTATGAGCGTCTCCTCGGAGACGCCGTCAAGGGCGATCCGACTCTCTTTGCGCGAGAAGACGGTGTGGAAGCTTCGTGGCGCGCCGTGGAGCCGATCCTTGGCATGGCGACACCATTATATGAATACGGGTCGAACACCTGGGGACCTCACGAAGCGGATCAGCTCATCGGGAAAGGCGGTTGGCACAGCCCGCAAGTGAGCGCATGA
- a CDS encoding Glucoamylase, with the protein MSYQPIENYGIIGHMRTAALVSMTGSIDWFCFPYFDSPSVFAAILDHEKGGRFELGAAHEGVKTKQFYWPDTNILMTRFTSPDGIAEIMDFMPPGLSNESAWRHSLVRRVRVTQGSMEFRMRCHPAFDYARAAHDTVISKEGASFHSAGLSLGLATDIPLRADDRGATAVFVLREEQSAVFVLGGIRSNEDCGPYPSIGEADELFEHTVDHWRRWLSKCTYAGRWREMVYRSALTLKLLTFEPTGAIIAAPTCSLPETLGGGRNWDYRYTWIRDAAFTLYGLLRIGFTDEAVGFMRWLEARAGEAEPDGSLQIVYGIDGRHDLTETTLDHLDGYRGSRPVRIGNGAYNQLQLDIYGELLDSLYLYNKYVMPIGYDVWMRIKKRLDWLCENWQQPDEGIWEVRGGRRHFVYSKLMCWVAMDRGLRLAEKRSFPADRARWLQVRDRIYEEIMTKGWSSTRQTFVQHYDSESLDASNLIMPLVFFLSPNDPRMLKTLDAVNRSPKYGGLASDGLVYRYDSETGEDGLHGKEGTFTMCSFWLVEALTRAGRVDRAKLNEARLLFERMLGHANHVGLYSEEIGAGGEALGNFPQAFTHLALISAAFNLDRALDTKSKVS; encoded by the coding sequence ATGAGTTATCAACCGATTGAGAATTACGGCATCATCGGCCACATGCGCACGGCTGCGCTCGTCAGTATGACGGGATCCATCGATTGGTTCTGCTTTCCGTACTTCGATTCCCCCAGTGTGTTCGCGGCCATTTTGGATCACGAGAAAGGCGGCCGCTTCGAGCTTGGCGCCGCTCACGAGGGTGTGAAGACCAAACAGTTCTACTGGCCGGATACGAATATTCTGATGACGCGCTTCACCTCGCCTGACGGGATCGCCGAAATCATGGATTTTATGCCGCCCGGCCTGTCGAACGAATCCGCGTGGCGGCATTCGCTGGTTCGGCGGGTCCGTGTGACGCAAGGAAGCATGGAGTTTCGCATGCGATGCCATCCGGCGTTTGATTATGCGCGGGCCGCCCATGACACCGTCATTTCCAAAGAGGGAGCGAGTTTCCACTCTGCCGGCTTGAGTCTGGGGCTCGCGACGGATATTCCGCTCAGGGCGGATGACCGCGGCGCAACGGCGGTCTTTGTGCTGCGCGAGGAGCAATCGGCGGTGTTCGTGCTCGGAGGTATCCGATCCAATGAAGACTGCGGTCCCTATCCCTCAATCGGTGAAGCCGACGAACTCTTCGAACACACGGTGGACCATTGGCGGCGGTGGTTGTCCAAATGCACCTACGCCGGTCGTTGGCGAGAAATGGTCTACCGATCAGCGCTCACTCTGAAACTGCTGACCTTCGAGCCGACCGGCGCCATCATCGCCGCTCCGACATGCAGCCTGCCGGAAACGCTCGGTGGAGGTCGAAACTGGGACTATCGCTATACGTGGATTCGGGATGCCGCCTTCACTCTGTACGGCTTGCTGCGGATCGGATTTACCGACGAGGCGGTCGGCTTTATGAGATGGCTGGAGGCGCGCGCGGGAGAGGCGGAGCCGGATGGATCGTTGCAGATCGTCTACGGCATCGACGGACGTCACGATCTCACGGAAACGACACTCGATCATTTGGACGGCTATCGAGGGTCTCGACCGGTCCGCATCGGCAACGGCGCCTACAACCAACTGCAATTGGATATCTACGGCGAACTGTTGGATTCGTTGTACCTGTACAACAAATATGTGATGCCGATCGGTTATGATGTATGGATGCGTATCAAAAAGCGGCTTGATTGGCTCTGTGAGAATTGGCAGCAGCCGGATGAAGGCATCTGGGAAGTGCGCGGCGGACGGAGACACTTCGTGTATTCCAAGCTGATGTGCTGGGTCGCCATGGATCGCGGCCTTCGATTGGCCGAGAAGCGATCCTTCCCGGCCGATCGCGCGCGGTGGCTTCAGGTCAGGGACCGAATCTACGAAGAGATCATGACGAAGGGATGGAGCTCCACACGCCAAACCTTCGTGCAGCACTATGACAGCGAGTCGCTGGATGCGTCGAACCTCATTATGCCGCTGGTGTTCTTTCTTTCTCCGAACGATCCGAGAATGCTGAAAACGTTGGATGCCGTTAACCGTTCACCGAAATATGGCGGTCTTGCCTCGGACGGATTGGTGTACCGCTACGACAGCGAAACGGGAGAAGACGGTCTGCACGGAAAAGAAGGCACCTTCACTATGTGCTCGTTTTGGCTGGTCGAGGCATTGACGAGGGCAGGGCGCGTCGATCGCGCGAAACTGAATGAGGCTCGATTGCTGTTTGAACGCATGCTGGGGCACGCCAACCACGTCGGTCTGTATTCGGAGGAGATCGGCGCAGGCGGTGAAGCACTCGGGAACTTCCCACAGGCCTTCACGCATCTGGCTCTCATCAGCGCCGCCTTCAACCTCGATCGCGCACTCGACACGAAATCGAAGGTAAGTTGA
- a CDS encoding 3-hydroxyisobutyrate dehydrogenase family protein gives MESIGFIGLGKMGRAMAGNLLKAGFTLQVYNRTPEKASALVAQGARLVHQPGDTAQSGGIVITMLANDRALEDVVDGDRGFVERLGPEGIHLSMSTVSPRLARRLAEQHRRYGVEYVPAPVFGRPEAAAARKLWICVSGSPTAKQRVRPILDSIGQGTFDFGEEPAAAHVVKLAGNFLLASAIEALAEALVLGEKNGIDRSRLADMLGSTLFACPAYQTYGRAIAQQRFRPAGFTVELGLKDIDLVLQTGADSTTPLPLASLLHDRFLAAVAKGRADLDWSSVWLESAEDARLSAEHPHED, from the coding sequence ATGGAATCAATCGGGTTCATCGGACTTGGCAAGATGGGCCGTGCTATGGCCGGCAACCTGCTCAAAGCGGGTTTCACGCTTCAGGTCTACAACCGCACTCCGGAGAAAGCCTCCGCCTTGGTGGCGCAAGGAGCAAGACTCGTCCATCAACCCGGCGACACAGCCCAGTCCGGCGGCATCGTGATCACCATGCTGGCGAATGATCGTGCGCTCGAGGACGTCGTCGACGGCGACCGAGGGTTTGTGGAACGCCTCGGTCCTGAGGGGATCCATCTTTCGATGAGCACCGTCTCCCCGCGTCTGGCTCGCCGCCTCGCGGAACAGCACAGACGTTACGGAGTCGAGTATGTCCCCGCTCCGGTGTTCGGACGCCCGGAAGCGGCGGCTGCACGGAAGTTGTGGATCTGCGTATCCGGTTCTCCAACGGCGAAGCAGCGGGTCCGCCCCATCCTCGATTCCATCGGGCAAGGTACGTTTGATTTCGGCGAGGAACCGGCTGCGGCGCATGTCGTCAAACTGGCGGGAAATTTCTTGCTGGCCTCCGCCATTGAAGCGCTTGCCGAGGCGCTTGTGTTGGGGGAAAAAAACGGAATCGATCGAAGCAGATTGGCGGACATGCTGGGCAGTACCCTGTTTGCCTGCCCTGCATACCAAACCTACGGCCGCGCGATCGCGCAGCAGCGTTTTCGACCGGCAGGTTTCACTGTGGAGTTGGGATTGAAGGACATCGATCTGGTGCTTCAGACCGGAGCCGACAGCACGACCCCGCTTCCCTTGGCCAGCCTGCTCCACGATCGTTTCCTTGCCGCCGTTGCGAAGGGGCGAGCCGATCTTGATTGGTCTTCCGTCTGGCTGGAGTCCGCGGAGGATGCGCGGTTATCGGCTGAACATCCACATGAAGATTGA